A genomic region of Miscanthus floridulus cultivar M001 unplaced genomic scaffold, ASM1932011v1 os_2556_1, whole genome shotgun sequence contains the following coding sequences:
- the LOC136535121 gene encoding blue copper protein-like, with translation MASGGASLALAALILVSCASAAAATKYTVGDASGWTTTGDYATWASGKKFKVGDILEFKYAGGAHTVDEVSAADYAACSSSKALSSDSAGTTTVTLKTAGKHYFICGVAGHCSSGMKLVVDVAKAVAAPAPAPAVAPAPAASADTTPDAPDTTPSTPSSSGVTPKTKSPVTDLSPPGKKSTSGATGLRAAAWAVLGLAGLVAVHLGAF, from the exons ATGGCTTCCGGTGGCGCGTCACTGGCCTTGGCCGCGCTCATCCTCGTGAGCTGCgcctcagcggcggcggcgaccaagTACACCGTCGGGGACGCGTCCGGCTGGACGACCACCGGCGATTACGCCACCTGGGCCAGCGGCAAGAAGTTCAAAGTTGGCGACATTCTCG AGTTCAAGTACGCCGGCGGGGCGCACACGGTGGACGAGGTGAGCGCGGCGGACTACGCCGCCTGCTCCTCCAGCAAGGCGCTCAGCAGCGACAGCGCCGGCACCACGACGGTGACGCTCAAGACCGCCGGCAAGCACTACTTCATCTGCGGCGTCGCGGGCCACTGCAGCAGCGGCATGAAGCTCGTCGTGGACGTCGCCAAGGCGGTGGCagccccggcgccggcgccggccgtgGCCCCGGCCCCGGCCGCGTCCGCGGACACCACCCCAGACGCCCCCGACACCACGCCGTCGACCCCCTCGAGCTCCGGCGTCACGCCCAAGACCAAGAGCCCAGTCACGGACCTCTCGCCGCCGGGCAAGAAGTCCACCTCCGGCGCCACCGGGCTCCGCGCCGCGGCGTGGGCCGTCTTGGGCCTTGCTGGGCTCGTGGCCGTGCACCTCGGCGCATTCTAG